One window of the Gambusia affinis linkage group LG01, SWU_Gaff_1.0, whole genome shotgun sequence genome contains the following:
- the rhoab gene encoding rho-related GTP-binding protein RhoA-B, whose protein sequence is MAAIRKKLVIVGDGACGKTCLLIVFSKDQFPEVYVPTVFENYVADIEVDGKQVELALWDTAGQEDYDRLRPLSYPDTDVILMCFSIDSPDSLENIPEKWTPEVKHFCPNVPIILVGNKKDLRNDEHTRRELAKMKQEPVKSEEGRDMAGRIAAFGYMECSAKTKDGVREVFEMATRAALQARRGKKSNRCALL, encoded by the exons ATGGCAGCCATCCGTAAGAAGCTGGTGATAGTCGGCGATGGAGCTTGTGGGAAGACTTGTCTTCTTATCGTCTTCAGCAAGGACCAGTTCCCTGAGGTCTACGTTCCCACCGTGTTTGAGAATTATGTTGCTGACATCGAAGTGGACGGCAAACAG GTTGAGCTGGCTCTCTGGGACACGGCCGGTCAGGAGGACTACGACAGGCTGAGACCCCTCTCCTACCCCGACACTGACGTCATCCTCATGTGTTTCTCCATAGATAGCCCTGACAGCTTGG aaaacattccTGAAAAATGGACCCCGGAGGTCAAACACTTCTGCCCCAACGTCCCTATAATCCTTgtaggaaacaaaaaagatctGCGTAATGATGAGCACACGCGTCGAGAGCTGGCCAAGATGAAGCAG GAACCAGTAAAGTCGGAGGAAGGCCGGGACATGGCTGGGCGCATCGCAGCCTTTGGTTATATGGAGTGTTCTGCGAAGACCAAGGATGGCGTACGGGAGGTGTTCGAGATGGCCACCAGGGCGGCGCTGCAGGCCCGCCGTGGAAAGAAGAGCAACAGATGTGCACTGCTGTAA